TTGCCGCCGGGAATTTATTTAAAAAAGATCACCCCGTCGGTCGTTGAAGCGACGCTTGACACCACCATCAAAAAGAAGCTGCCGGTCCAGGTGGACTGGGTCGGGAAGCTGCCCGAAAACCTGATGCTTTCAAAAGTAAAAGTTGACCCTGAAACCATCGAGATTGTTGGTGGGAATCGTATTTTGAACAACATCTCAACCATTTACACGGAAAAAGCCCAGCTGGATAATATCCGGGAATCCGGAAATCTTACGCTAAGTCCGGTCCTTGACCCGGCATCCTTAAAAATTGCTTCCGACTCGAAAAACAAGATTAACGTTTCGTATGTGATCAAACCAAGACAACCGTAAATTTTACCCAGACTGCGCAACAATGTTCGATTTAAAGTTACTTGTTATTCGTTAAAGGAGGTTATGATGGTAATTGATCGACTGGTCATGGGGTTTGCCGGCAGTTTTATTCTGATCAGTTTGGTGCTGTATAAATTCCACAGCCCTTACTGGCTCTTATTTACAGCTTTTGTGGGCGCCAATCTTCTGCAAGCCTCAATTACAGGGTTCTGCCCGCTGGCCATAATCCTGAAGTTTTTGGGCGTCAAACCCGGAAATGCTTTTAAATAAAGAATCCGAGTCCGGAGGACCCGGCTTTGTTTTACCCAATGATTTCATTGATCGCCTGCCACGAGTGTGATTTGCTACACCGTGTTCAGCCGTTGCCGGAAGGGGGTACGGCCAAATGTACGCGCTGTGGTGCCTTGTTGTACCGCCGCAAGCGCAACAGTCTCGATCGCAGTCTGTCAATGGCCCTTGCCGGCCTGATCCTTTTCATTCTCTGCAATACGCATCCCTTTCTGGCATTGAAGCGCGAAGGTTTGGTTCAGCAGACCACAATAATCACGGGAGTGCAGGAGCTCTACAGGCAGGACATGTGGGGGCTGGCGCTGCTCGTGCTGTTTACCAGCATCCTGGCGCCATTGATACAATTGTCGGGAATGCTGTATGTCCTGCTGCCGCTGAAGTTCAACCGCTTGCCCTGGATGCTGCCGGTTGTCTTCCGCATCCAGCAGAAGATGCAGCCGTGGGCAATGATGGAGGTCTTCATGCTGGGCATCCTGGTCTCTCTTGTAAAGCTGGCCAAGACGGCAACCGTCGTG
This Candidatus Desulfatibia profunda DNA region includes the following protein-coding sequences:
- a CDS encoding DUF2892 domain-containing protein, which produces MVIDRLVMGFAGSFILISLVLYKFHSPYWLLFTAFVGANLLQASITGFCPLAIILKFLGVKPGNAFK
- a CDS encoding paraquat-inducible protein A, with translation MLHRVQPLPEGGTAKCTRCGALLYRRKRNSLDRSLSMALAGLILFILCNTHPFLALKREGLVQQTTIITGVQELYRQDMWGLALLVLFTSILAPLIQLSGMLYVLLPLKFNRLPWMLPVVFRIQQKMQPWAMMEVFMLGILVSLVKLAKTATVVPGIALYAFVALIFVLAAASASLEPGVVWEKLEPIRE